In Labilibaculum sp. DW002, one DNA window encodes the following:
- a CDS encoding ABC transporter permease, with product MIDLDKWQEIYETIRKNKLRTILTGFSVSWGIFMLIILLGSGNGLQNGVVNQFKADAENSLWLYSGQTSMAYDGMQPGRRIQFTNEDYSRTKQSGLDVDKISSRFTIRGNNLITYKTEFVNYSIVAVHPDTETLENTTSLKGRFLNEIDVKQYRKVVSISTVVEDALFEKEEPVGKYVKINNIPFQVIGTFTDHSERDLQRVYIPISTAQRVFDGANRISNMSFTTQTHDIEELKHMEKHLKNTFAARHKFDPKDKRAMFINNNMENYQRTMSLFAGIRLFVWVIGLGTIIAGIVGVSNIMIIVVRERTREIGIRKALGASPSSIIGLVLFESVLITSVAGYVGLAMGVILLELLAPHTQIEFFMNPSVDLDVGLTATAVLVFAGLLAGFFPAWKAASVRPIEALSDE from the coding sequence ATGATCGATCTTGATAAGTGGCAAGAGATTTATGAAACCATCCGAAAGAACAAACTGCGTACTATATTAACAGGCTTTAGTGTATCCTGGGGAATTTTTATGCTCATCATTCTTTTGGGTTCAGGTAACGGTTTGCAAAATGGTGTCGTGAATCAGTTTAAAGCTGACGCCGAAAACAGTCTTTGGCTCTATAGCGGGCAAACCAGCATGGCCTATGATGGTATGCAACCCGGAAGACGTATTCAATTTACCAACGAAGATTATTCACGAACTAAACAATCTGGTTTGGATGTTGACAAAATTAGTTCTCGCTTTACCATTCGAGGAAACAACCTGATAACCTACAAAACTGAATTCGTTAATTATTCCATTGTTGCTGTTCATCCTGATACCGAAACTCTTGAAAACACGACTAGCTTAAAAGGTCGATTCCTAAATGAAATTGATGTCAAGCAATACCGAAAAGTTGTTTCTATTTCTACTGTTGTAGAGGATGCGCTATTTGAAAAAGAGGAGCCTGTAGGTAAGTATGTTAAAATCAACAATATTCCTTTTCAGGTGATTGGAACATTCACCGACCATTCAGAAAGAGATCTTCAGCGTGTTTATATACCTATCTCAACGGCCCAACGTGTATTCGATGGAGCCAATCGAATTTCCAATATGTCCTTCACAACTCAAACTCATGATATTGAAGAATTGAAGCATATGGAAAAACATCTAAAAAACACCTTTGCTGCCCGACATAAATTCGATCCCAAAGACAAGCGGGCTATGTTCATCAATAACAATATGGAAAATTATCAGCGAACTATGTCTTTGTTTGCAGGTATTCGACTGTTCGTATGGGTTATAGGGTTAGGCACGATTATCGCCGGTATTGTTGGTGTTAGTAATATCATGATTATTGTTGTACGGGAAAGAACAAGAGAAATAGGAATTCGGAAAGCCTTGGGAGCAAGTCCTAGTTCAATAATTGGACTTGTTTTGTTTGAATCGGTGCTTATCACAAGTGTTGCTGGGTATGTGGGTTTAGCTATGGGAGTCATTCTCTTGGAACTTTTAGCACCTCATACACAAATCGAATTCTTTATGAACCCGTCGGTGGATTTGGATGTTGGCTTAACTGCTACTGCAGTGCTCGTGTTTGCGGGTCTTTTGGCAGGTTTCTTTCCAGCATGGAAAGCAGCTAGCGTGAGGCCGATAGAAGCTTTGTCGGATGAATAA